The sequence GGCCAGAGATCTCCTTCAAAAAGGGATTAACCGAGCAGGGGATATTATCTCCGAGGTTTCCGGCTATATTTCGTCCGATCCCCGGGTACGCATTGATTATGTGGAAATAAGAGACGCAGAAACCCTGGAAGAAATCGACGTAATAGATCGCCCGGCGGTTCTTGCTCTGGCAGCTTTTGTCGGATCTGCTCGATTGATTGACAACACTATCCTTCGGCCTTAATACTCTGTGTCGTAAATCCCAGGGAGGATTCAGGGCCATGTTGCGCACCATGATGAAATCGAAGCTTCACAGAGCGACCGTAACGGATGCAAACCTCAATTACGAAGGCAGCCTCACAATTGATGAGGATCTCATGAAGGCTGCAGACATCATGCCTTACGAGCAGGTTAAGGTTTATAACATATCAAACGGTGCCCGCTTTGACACCTATGCAATTCCCGGCCCTCCCGGGAAGGGGGATATTTGCTTAAACGGTGCTGCGGCCCGCATGGGTGCAAAAGGAGACTTGATTATCATTGTCACTTATGCGCAATATAGCGAATCTGAATTAAGAGAATACAAACC is a genomic window of Thermodesulforhabdus norvegica containing:
- the panD gene encoding aspartate 1-decarboxylase — its product is MLRTMMKSKLHRATVTDANLNYEGSLTIDEDLMKAADIMPYEQVKVYNISNGARFDTYAIPGPPGKGDICLNGAAARMGAKGDLIIIVTYAQYSESELREYKPRVILLGPGNRPKE